The Euphorbia lathyris chromosome 3, ddEupLath1.1, whole genome shotgun sequence genome contains a region encoding:
- the LOC136224940 gene encoding uncharacterized protein: protein DIVLVDETKEGVEMKLELWRQTLESRGFKLSRSKTEYLECKFSGRRSREAGTITLDGRVVQASDCFRYLGSIIQTDGEVDGDVAHRIKAGWSKWKSATGFLCDPGMPNRLKGKFYRTAIRPALLYGTECWAVKHCHIHKMSVAEMRMLRWMCGHTRKDRVRNDIIRTKVGVTSIENKMRENRLRWFGHVRRRALDAPVRRTEEWQRDVVVRGRGRPKQTWRRVIESDMSLLGIEENMVVDRTEWRERICVADTT from the coding sequence gatattgtgttggttgatgagacgaaagaaggagtggagatgaagttggaactatggaggcaaactctagaatctagaggctttaagttgagtcgaagtaagacagaatatttggagtgtaagtttagcggccgtaggagtagggaggcagggacaatcaccctagatgggagagttgttcaggcctcggattgcttccgttatttaggatctattatccaaacggatggagaagtagatggagatgttgcccataggattaaagctggttggtcaaagtggaagagtgctacgggtttcctttgtgatcccggcatgcctaatagattgaagggaaaattctaccggacggcaattagaccagcattgttatatggtacggagtgttgggcagtgaaacactgccacatccataagatgtcggtggcggagatgcgtatgttgagatggatgtgtggtcacacgagaaaggaccgggtgcgtaatgacataattaggacaaaagtaggggttacatctattgagaataaaatgagagaaaaccgactaaggtggtttggccatgtgagacgtagagcgcttgatgcgccggttaggagaaccgaagagtggcaaagggatgtagtggtgaggggtaggggaagacctaagcaaacttggaggagggtgatcgagagtgatatgagtttattgggaattgaggaaaatatggtagtggataggacggagtggagggagcgaatctgtgtcgctgacacgacttga